From Pseudochaenichthys georgianus chromosome 11, fPseGeo1.2, whole genome shotgun sequence, a single genomic window includes:
- the LOC117455335 gene encoding polyhomeotic-like protein 1 isoform X1, with amino-acid sequence METDGEQNQQGASTNGSAASAASSRPSPMNSMSLYERQAVQALQALQRQPNAAQYFQQLMLQQQINNAQLQNLAAVQQVKATLAASRQSSPSSSGSSQTTSTTAASVTSGSTTSSRPMGAPATSTISQSVLLSGGAGGQGQMYLRVNRSLRAPISSQLIFMPGNTATAAVATVPQQPQAQQQQQEGITNSSSQSNNDQVQNLAMRGVSGPKGIKTEAPERSDSAYSLVHPSHQSNSPSKPNQPHHQLPHIKIPTYPQPTNLKAHPSSSGASSSTSSIPLSQLLLHGTRTLTTGTTAPTASHTLVLTSSAPSQAHGYPVGTATIKPGVNAQTLVVQPLQKTSLGAEKSGHGNGPIPIQPKTLQGLRLPLQLPSRNPPPILPAPPPVNSSAQPPQPPHIPVQIVGARQSTLGNTQALTLARGSCCPDGASVLSSSSSMLTMVASIASREGGVVGRGVGLKTLQSPQVAPPLAQVSQVHPQNIQNSGQSQNGVLASSPASSQAPIVSPPRSSLSLPLVMEERRRTTSAAVTNGDASGSQKQQGKQLTGSLKRKLDSNSVNCEDGPSPPRLQPVRDHPSAVPTNPIEAGSGAPPASSSPSPLLTVSRGVLQGERAPPPQAVVKPNVLTHLIEGFVIQEGAEPFPVCGSVKGSPGEDSPDTNQSETVTTATVLKCEYCKNFAPASQFRGTKRFCSMSCAKSMYWFPRYNISFRHHFCVQHSQGHAPDHDQGQLSNSDEEGGIARRRVPHRTSSEIASAKIAGRPIPVKCRSESSHSDEESSGEEDEDDPMSLSPASSASCHQPPPPLPTETSDPSCLRASPAQWGVEEVSQFISSLQGCEEHAPHFLSQEIDGQALLLLKEEHLMSTMNIKLGPALKICAHINTLRD; translated from the exons ATGGAGACGGATGGAGAGCAGAACCAGCAGGGGGCCTCAACCAATGGGAGTGCTGCATCTGCAGCGAGCTCCCGCCCCTCTCCAATGAATTCCATGTCTCTCTATGAAAGACAGGCGGTGcag GCCCTGCAGGCGTTACAGAGGCAGCCTAATGCTGCTCAGTACTTCCAGCAGCTGATGCTGCAGCAGCAGATCAACAACGCCCAGCTGCAGAACCTGGCGGCCGTGCAACAGGTAAAG gCTACTCTGGCTGCCAGCCGTCAGTCAAGTCCTTCCAGCAGCGGCTCTTCTCAgaccaccagcaccacagct GCAAGTGTAACATCTGGATCTACAACCAGCAGCCGTCCTATGGGTGCCCCGGCAACGTCCACAATCAGCCAATCAGTGCTGCTGAGTGGGGGGGCAGGGGGGCAGGGACAAATGTACCTGAGG GTCAACCGCTCCCTGAGGGCCCCCATCTCCTCACAGCTCATCTTTATGCCTGGAAACACGGCCACTGCTGCCGTGGCGACTGTCCCCCAGCAGCCACAAGCTCAGCAACAGCAACAGGAAGGAATAACAAattccagcagccaatcaaatAATGACCAG GTGCAGAATCTAGCCATGCGAGGGGTGTCGGGTCCCAAAGGTATTAAGACTGAAGCCCCAGAGAGGAGCGACTCAG CGTACTCCCTGGTCCATCCTTCCCACCAATCAAACTCCCCCTCTAAGCCGAACCAGCCACATCACCAGCTGCCCCACATCAAAATCCCAACGTACCCTCAGCCCACCAACCTCAAAGCCCACCCTTCCTCCTCTGGGGCCTccagctccacctcctccatCCCTCTCTCCCAGCTCCTGCTTCACGGGACACGGACCCTCACTACAGGCACTACAGCTCCCACAGCATCACACACTCTGGTCCTGACGTCCAGTGCCCCATCCCAGGCACATGGGTATCCAGTTGGCACGGCAACCATCAAACCAGGGGTCAACGCTCAGACTTTGGTGGTGCAGCCGCTGCAGAAGACCTCACTTGGCGCGGAGAAATCCGGACATGGAAATGGACCCATCCCAATACAACCTAAAACTCTGCAGGGGCTCCGCCTGCCCCTCCAGCTGCCCTCCAGGAACCCCCCTCCCATCCTGCCCGCCCCTCCGCCCGTCAACAGCTCCGCTCAGCCCCCCCAGCCGCCGCACATCCCGGTGCAGATCGTGGGTGCGAGGCAGAGCACTCTGGGAAACACCCAGGCTCTGACTCTGGCGCGGGGCAGCTGCTGTCCCGACGGAGCCTCTGTCCTCAGCAGCTCGTCCAGCATGCTCACCATGGTGGCGTCCATCGCTTCCAGGGAGGGTGGGGTCGTGGGTAGAGGGGTGGGGCTAAAGACGCTGCAGTCGCCTCAGGTGGCCCCCCCATTGGCTCAGGTGTCTCAGGTGCATCCGCAGAATATTCAAAACTCTGGACAAAGTCAGAATGGAGTGTTGGCTTCAAGCCCCGCCTCCTCCCAGGCccccattgtttcccctcctcgctcctccctctccctccccctggtgATGGAAGAGCGGAGACGGACAACATCTGCTGCCGTCACCAACGGAGACGCATCGGGAAGTCAGAAACAACAG GGAAAACAGTTGACTGGCTCATTAAAAAGGAAATTAGATTCGAATTCAGTCAATTGTGAAGACGGCCCCTCCCCTCCACGGCTTCAGCCAGTCAGAGATCACCCCTCAGCAGTCCCGACCAATCCCATTGAAGCAG GCTCTGGCGCTCCTCcagcctcctcctctccctccccaCTGCTAACTGTGTCCCGTGGGGTCCTCCAGGGGGAGAGAGCTCCTCCCCCCCAAGCTGTGGTTAAACCCAACGTCCTTACACACCTCATAGAGGGCTTTGTCATCCAGGAAGGGGCAGAGCCATTCCCT GTATGTGGTTCAGTGAAGGGCTCCCCTGGGGAGGACAGTCCAGACACCAACCAATCAGAGACTGTTACAACAGCAACAG TGCTGAAGTGTGAGTACTGTAAAAACTTTGCTCCTGCCAGCCAGTTCAGAGGCACCAAAAGGTTCTGCTCCATGTCTTGTGCCAAGAG TATGTATTGGTTCCCCAGGTACAACATCAGCTTCAGGCATCACTTCTGCGTGCAGCATAGTCAAGGTCACGCTCCAGATCATGACCAAGGTCAACTCTCCAACTCCGACGAGGAGGGGGGGATTGCAAGGCGGAGGGTCCCCCACAGGACAAGTTCAGAAATAGCCAGTGCCAAGATAGCAGGAAGACCTATACCTGTTAAG TGCCGTTCAGAGTCCAGCCATTCAGACGAGGAGTCCAGTGGTGAGGAGGACGAAGATGACCCCATGTCCCTCTCTCCCGCCTCCTCCGCCTCCTGCCACCAGCCGCCTCCCCCACTCCCAACGGAGACTTCTGATCCCAGCTGCCTGCGTGCCAGCCCCGCTCAGTGGGGGGTGGAGGAAGTGTCACAGTTTATTTCCTCACTACAAG GCTGTGAGGAGCACGCCCCCCACTTCCTGTCACAGGAGATTGACGGACaggccctgctgctgctgaaggaggagCACCTCATGTCCACCATGAACATCAAGCTAGGTCCTGCCCTGAAGATCTGCGCCCACATCAACACCCTGAGAGACTGA
- the LOC117455335 gene encoding polyhomeotic-like protein 1 isoform X4, with product METDGEQNQQGASTNGSAASAASSRPSPMNSMSLYERQAVQALQALQRQPNAAQYFQQLMLQQQINNAQLQNLAAVQQATLAASRQSSPSSSGSSQTTSTTAASVTSGSTTSSRPMGAPATSTISQSVLLSGGAGGQGQMYLRVNRSLRAPISSQLIFMPGNTATAAVATVPQQPQAQQQQQEGITNSSSQSNNDQVQNLAMRGVSGPKGIKTEAPERSDSAYSLVHPSHQSNSPSKPNQPHHQLPHIKIPTYPQPTNLKAHPSSSGASSSTSSIPLSQLLLHGTRTLTTGTTAPTASHTLVLTSSAPSQAHGYPVGTATIKPGVNAQTLVVQPLQKTSLGAEKSGHGNGPIPIQPKTLQGLRLPLQLPSRNPPPILPAPPPVNSSAQPPQPPHIPVQIVGARQSTLGNTQALTLARGSCCPDGASVLSSSSSMLTMVASIASREGGVVGRGVGLKTLQSPQVAPPLAQVSQVHPQNIQNSGQSQNGVLASSPASSQAPIVSPPRSSLSLPLVMEERRRTTSAAVTNGDASGSQKQQGKQLTGSLKRKLDSNSVNCEDGPSPPRLQPVRDHPSAVPTNPIEAGSGAPPASSSPSPLLTVSRGVLQGERAPPPQAVVKPNVLTHLIEGFVIQEGAEPFPVCGSVKGSPGEDSPDTNQSETVTTATVLKCEYCKNFAPASQFRGTKRFCSMSCAKRYNISFRHHFCVQHSQGHAPDHDQGQLSNSDEEGGIARRRVPHRTSSEIASAKIAGRPIPVKCRSESSHSDEESSGEEDEDDPMSLSPASSASCHQPPPPLPTETSDPSCLRASPAQWGVEEVSQFISSLQGCEEHAPHFLSQEIDGQALLLLKEEHLMSTMNIKLGPALKICAHINTLRD from the exons ATGGAGACGGATGGAGAGCAGAACCAGCAGGGGGCCTCAACCAATGGGAGTGCTGCATCTGCAGCGAGCTCCCGCCCCTCTCCAATGAATTCCATGTCTCTCTATGAAAGACAGGCGGTGcag GCCCTGCAGGCGTTACAGAGGCAGCCTAATGCTGCTCAGTACTTCCAGCAGCTGATGCTGCAGCAGCAGATCAACAACGCCCAGCTGCAGAACCTGGCGGCCGTGCAACAG gCTACTCTGGCTGCCAGCCGTCAGTCAAGTCCTTCCAGCAGCGGCTCTTCTCAgaccaccagcaccacagct GCAAGTGTAACATCTGGATCTACAACCAGCAGCCGTCCTATGGGTGCCCCGGCAACGTCCACAATCAGCCAATCAGTGCTGCTGAGTGGGGGGGCAGGGGGGCAGGGACAAATGTACCTGAGG GTCAACCGCTCCCTGAGGGCCCCCATCTCCTCACAGCTCATCTTTATGCCTGGAAACACGGCCACTGCTGCCGTGGCGACTGTCCCCCAGCAGCCACAAGCTCAGCAACAGCAACAGGAAGGAATAACAAattccagcagccaatcaaatAATGACCAG GTGCAGAATCTAGCCATGCGAGGGGTGTCGGGTCCCAAAGGTATTAAGACTGAAGCCCCAGAGAGGAGCGACTCAG CGTACTCCCTGGTCCATCCTTCCCACCAATCAAACTCCCCCTCTAAGCCGAACCAGCCACATCACCAGCTGCCCCACATCAAAATCCCAACGTACCCTCAGCCCACCAACCTCAAAGCCCACCCTTCCTCCTCTGGGGCCTccagctccacctcctccatCCCTCTCTCCCAGCTCCTGCTTCACGGGACACGGACCCTCACTACAGGCACTACAGCTCCCACAGCATCACACACTCTGGTCCTGACGTCCAGTGCCCCATCCCAGGCACATGGGTATCCAGTTGGCACGGCAACCATCAAACCAGGGGTCAACGCTCAGACTTTGGTGGTGCAGCCGCTGCAGAAGACCTCACTTGGCGCGGAGAAATCCGGACATGGAAATGGACCCATCCCAATACAACCTAAAACTCTGCAGGGGCTCCGCCTGCCCCTCCAGCTGCCCTCCAGGAACCCCCCTCCCATCCTGCCCGCCCCTCCGCCCGTCAACAGCTCCGCTCAGCCCCCCCAGCCGCCGCACATCCCGGTGCAGATCGTGGGTGCGAGGCAGAGCACTCTGGGAAACACCCAGGCTCTGACTCTGGCGCGGGGCAGCTGCTGTCCCGACGGAGCCTCTGTCCTCAGCAGCTCGTCCAGCATGCTCACCATGGTGGCGTCCATCGCTTCCAGGGAGGGTGGGGTCGTGGGTAGAGGGGTGGGGCTAAAGACGCTGCAGTCGCCTCAGGTGGCCCCCCCATTGGCTCAGGTGTCTCAGGTGCATCCGCAGAATATTCAAAACTCTGGACAAAGTCAGAATGGAGTGTTGGCTTCAAGCCCCGCCTCCTCCCAGGCccccattgtttcccctcctcgctcctccctctccctccccctggtgATGGAAGAGCGGAGACGGACAACATCTGCTGCCGTCACCAACGGAGACGCATCGGGAAGTCAGAAACAACAG GGAAAACAGTTGACTGGCTCATTAAAAAGGAAATTAGATTCGAATTCAGTCAATTGTGAAGACGGCCCCTCCCCTCCACGGCTTCAGCCAGTCAGAGATCACCCCTCAGCAGTCCCGACCAATCCCATTGAAGCAG GCTCTGGCGCTCCTCcagcctcctcctctccctccccaCTGCTAACTGTGTCCCGTGGGGTCCTCCAGGGGGAGAGAGCTCCTCCCCCCCAAGCTGTGGTTAAACCCAACGTCCTTACACACCTCATAGAGGGCTTTGTCATCCAGGAAGGGGCAGAGCCATTCCCT GTATGTGGTTCAGTGAAGGGCTCCCCTGGGGAGGACAGTCCAGACACCAACCAATCAGAGACTGTTACAACAGCAACAG TGCTGAAGTGTGAGTACTGTAAAAACTTTGCTCCTGCCAGCCAGTTCAGAGGCACCAAAAGGTTCTGCTCCATGTCTTGTGCCAAGAG GTACAACATCAGCTTCAGGCATCACTTCTGCGTGCAGCATAGTCAAGGTCACGCTCCAGATCATGACCAAGGTCAACTCTCCAACTCCGACGAGGAGGGGGGGATTGCAAGGCGGAGGGTCCCCCACAGGACAAGTTCAGAAATAGCCAGTGCCAAGATAGCAGGAAGACCTATACCTGTTAAG TGCCGTTCAGAGTCCAGCCATTCAGACGAGGAGTCCAGTGGTGAGGAGGACGAAGATGACCCCATGTCCCTCTCTCCCGCCTCCTCCGCCTCCTGCCACCAGCCGCCTCCCCCACTCCCAACGGAGACTTCTGATCCCAGCTGCCTGCGTGCCAGCCCCGCTCAGTGGGGGGTGGAGGAAGTGTCACAGTTTATTTCCTCACTACAAG GCTGTGAGGAGCACGCCCCCCACTTCCTGTCACAGGAGATTGACGGACaggccctgctgctgctgaaggaggagCACCTCATGTCCACCATGAACATCAAGCTAGGTCCTGCCCTGAAGATCTGCGCCCACATCAACACCCTGAGAGACTGA
- the LOC117455335 gene encoding polyhomeotic-like protein 1 isoform X2 → METDGEQNQQGASTNGSAASAASSRPSPMNSMSLYERQAVQALQALQRQPNAAQYFQQLMLQQQINNAQLQNLAAVQQATLAASRQSSPSSSGSSQTTSTTAASVTSGSTTSSRPMGAPATSTISQSVLLSGGAGGQGQMYLRVNRSLRAPISSQLIFMPGNTATAAVATVPQQPQAQQQQQEGITNSSSQSNNDQVQNLAMRGVSGPKGIKTEAPERSDSAYSLVHPSHQSNSPSKPNQPHHQLPHIKIPTYPQPTNLKAHPSSSGASSSTSSIPLSQLLLHGTRTLTTGTTAPTASHTLVLTSSAPSQAHGYPVGTATIKPGVNAQTLVVQPLQKTSLGAEKSGHGNGPIPIQPKTLQGLRLPLQLPSRNPPPILPAPPPVNSSAQPPQPPHIPVQIVGARQSTLGNTQALTLARGSCCPDGASVLSSSSSMLTMVASIASREGGVVGRGVGLKTLQSPQVAPPLAQVSQVHPQNIQNSGQSQNGVLASSPASSQAPIVSPPRSSLSLPLVMEERRRTTSAAVTNGDASGSQKQQGKQLTGSLKRKLDSNSVNCEDGPSPPRLQPVRDHPSAVPTNPIEAGSGAPPASSSPSPLLTVSRGVLQGERAPPPQAVVKPNVLTHLIEGFVIQEGAEPFPVCGSVKGSPGEDSPDTNQSETVTTATVLKCEYCKNFAPASQFRGTKRFCSMSCAKSMYWFPRYNISFRHHFCVQHSQGHAPDHDQGQLSNSDEEGGIARRRVPHRTSSEIASAKIAGRPIPVKCRSESSHSDEESSGEEDEDDPMSLSPASSASCHQPPPPLPTETSDPSCLRASPAQWGVEEVSQFISSLQGCEEHAPHFLSQEIDGQALLLLKEEHLMSTMNIKLGPALKICAHINTLRD, encoded by the exons ATGGAGACGGATGGAGAGCAGAACCAGCAGGGGGCCTCAACCAATGGGAGTGCTGCATCTGCAGCGAGCTCCCGCCCCTCTCCAATGAATTCCATGTCTCTCTATGAAAGACAGGCGGTGcag GCCCTGCAGGCGTTACAGAGGCAGCCTAATGCTGCTCAGTACTTCCAGCAGCTGATGCTGCAGCAGCAGATCAACAACGCCCAGCTGCAGAACCTGGCGGCCGTGCAACAG gCTACTCTGGCTGCCAGCCGTCAGTCAAGTCCTTCCAGCAGCGGCTCTTCTCAgaccaccagcaccacagct GCAAGTGTAACATCTGGATCTACAACCAGCAGCCGTCCTATGGGTGCCCCGGCAACGTCCACAATCAGCCAATCAGTGCTGCTGAGTGGGGGGGCAGGGGGGCAGGGACAAATGTACCTGAGG GTCAACCGCTCCCTGAGGGCCCCCATCTCCTCACAGCTCATCTTTATGCCTGGAAACACGGCCACTGCTGCCGTGGCGACTGTCCCCCAGCAGCCACAAGCTCAGCAACAGCAACAGGAAGGAATAACAAattccagcagccaatcaaatAATGACCAG GTGCAGAATCTAGCCATGCGAGGGGTGTCGGGTCCCAAAGGTATTAAGACTGAAGCCCCAGAGAGGAGCGACTCAG CGTACTCCCTGGTCCATCCTTCCCACCAATCAAACTCCCCCTCTAAGCCGAACCAGCCACATCACCAGCTGCCCCACATCAAAATCCCAACGTACCCTCAGCCCACCAACCTCAAAGCCCACCCTTCCTCCTCTGGGGCCTccagctccacctcctccatCCCTCTCTCCCAGCTCCTGCTTCACGGGACACGGACCCTCACTACAGGCACTACAGCTCCCACAGCATCACACACTCTGGTCCTGACGTCCAGTGCCCCATCCCAGGCACATGGGTATCCAGTTGGCACGGCAACCATCAAACCAGGGGTCAACGCTCAGACTTTGGTGGTGCAGCCGCTGCAGAAGACCTCACTTGGCGCGGAGAAATCCGGACATGGAAATGGACCCATCCCAATACAACCTAAAACTCTGCAGGGGCTCCGCCTGCCCCTCCAGCTGCCCTCCAGGAACCCCCCTCCCATCCTGCCCGCCCCTCCGCCCGTCAACAGCTCCGCTCAGCCCCCCCAGCCGCCGCACATCCCGGTGCAGATCGTGGGTGCGAGGCAGAGCACTCTGGGAAACACCCAGGCTCTGACTCTGGCGCGGGGCAGCTGCTGTCCCGACGGAGCCTCTGTCCTCAGCAGCTCGTCCAGCATGCTCACCATGGTGGCGTCCATCGCTTCCAGGGAGGGTGGGGTCGTGGGTAGAGGGGTGGGGCTAAAGACGCTGCAGTCGCCTCAGGTGGCCCCCCCATTGGCTCAGGTGTCTCAGGTGCATCCGCAGAATATTCAAAACTCTGGACAAAGTCAGAATGGAGTGTTGGCTTCAAGCCCCGCCTCCTCCCAGGCccccattgtttcccctcctcgctcctccctctccctccccctggtgATGGAAGAGCGGAGACGGACAACATCTGCTGCCGTCACCAACGGAGACGCATCGGGAAGTCAGAAACAACAG GGAAAACAGTTGACTGGCTCATTAAAAAGGAAATTAGATTCGAATTCAGTCAATTGTGAAGACGGCCCCTCCCCTCCACGGCTTCAGCCAGTCAGAGATCACCCCTCAGCAGTCCCGACCAATCCCATTGAAGCAG GCTCTGGCGCTCCTCcagcctcctcctctccctccccaCTGCTAACTGTGTCCCGTGGGGTCCTCCAGGGGGAGAGAGCTCCTCCCCCCCAAGCTGTGGTTAAACCCAACGTCCTTACACACCTCATAGAGGGCTTTGTCATCCAGGAAGGGGCAGAGCCATTCCCT GTATGTGGTTCAGTGAAGGGCTCCCCTGGGGAGGACAGTCCAGACACCAACCAATCAGAGACTGTTACAACAGCAACAG TGCTGAAGTGTGAGTACTGTAAAAACTTTGCTCCTGCCAGCCAGTTCAGAGGCACCAAAAGGTTCTGCTCCATGTCTTGTGCCAAGAG TATGTATTGGTTCCCCAGGTACAACATCAGCTTCAGGCATCACTTCTGCGTGCAGCATAGTCAAGGTCACGCTCCAGATCATGACCAAGGTCAACTCTCCAACTCCGACGAGGAGGGGGGGATTGCAAGGCGGAGGGTCCCCCACAGGACAAGTTCAGAAATAGCCAGTGCCAAGATAGCAGGAAGACCTATACCTGTTAAG TGCCGTTCAGAGTCCAGCCATTCAGACGAGGAGTCCAGTGGTGAGGAGGACGAAGATGACCCCATGTCCCTCTCTCCCGCCTCCTCCGCCTCCTGCCACCAGCCGCCTCCCCCACTCCCAACGGAGACTTCTGATCCCAGCTGCCTGCGTGCCAGCCCCGCTCAGTGGGGGGTGGAGGAAGTGTCACAGTTTATTTCCTCACTACAAG GCTGTGAGGAGCACGCCCCCCACTTCCTGTCACAGGAGATTGACGGACaggccctgctgctgctgaaggaggagCACCTCATGTCCACCATGAACATCAAGCTAGGTCCTGCCCTGAAGATCTGCGCCCACATCAACACCCTGAGAGACTGA
- the LOC117455335 gene encoding polyhomeotic-like protein 1 isoform X3 has product METDGEQNQQGASTNGSAASAASSRPSPMNSMSLYERQAVQALQALQRQPNAAQYFQQLMLQQQINNAQLQNLAAVQQVKATLAASRQSSPSSSGSSQTTSTTAASVTSGSTTSSRPMGAPATSTISQSVLLSGGAGGQGQMYLRVNRSLRAPISSQLIFMPGNTATAAVATVPQQPQAQQQQQEGITNSSSQSNNDQVQNLAMRGVSGPKGIKTEAPERSDSAYSLVHPSHQSNSPSKPNQPHHQLPHIKIPTYPQPTNLKAHPSSSGASSSTSSIPLSQLLLHGTRTLTTGTTAPTASHTLVLTSSAPSQAHGYPVGTATIKPGVNAQTLVVQPLQKTSLGAEKSGHGNGPIPIQPKTLQGLRLPLQLPSRNPPPILPAPPPVNSSAQPPQPPHIPVQIVGARQSTLGNTQALTLARGSCCPDGASVLSSSSSMLTMVASIASREGGVVGRGVGLKTLQSPQVAPPLAQVSQVHPQNIQNSGQSQNGVLASSPASSQAPIVSPPRSSLSLPLVMEERRRTTSAAVTNGDASGSQKQQGKQLTGSLKRKLDSNSVNCEDGPSPPRLQPVRDHPSAVPTNPIEAGSGAPPASSSPSPLLTVSRGVLQGERAPPPQAVVKPNVLTHLIEGFVIQEGAEPFPVCGSVKGSPGEDSPDTNQSETVTTATVLKCEYCKNFAPASQFRGTKRFCSMSCAKRYNISFRHHFCVQHSQGHAPDHDQGQLSNSDEEGGIARRRVPHRTSSEIASAKIAGRPIPVKCRSESSHSDEESSGEEDEDDPMSLSPASSASCHQPPPPLPTETSDPSCLRASPAQWGVEEVSQFISSLQGCEEHAPHFLSQEIDGQALLLLKEEHLMSTMNIKLGPALKICAHINTLRD; this is encoded by the exons ATGGAGACGGATGGAGAGCAGAACCAGCAGGGGGCCTCAACCAATGGGAGTGCTGCATCTGCAGCGAGCTCCCGCCCCTCTCCAATGAATTCCATGTCTCTCTATGAAAGACAGGCGGTGcag GCCCTGCAGGCGTTACAGAGGCAGCCTAATGCTGCTCAGTACTTCCAGCAGCTGATGCTGCAGCAGCAGATCAACAACGCCCAGCTGCAGAACCTGGCGGCCGTGCAACAGGTAAAG gCTACTCTGGCTGCCAGCCGTCAGTCAAGTCCTTCCAGCAGCGGCTCTTCTCAgaccaccagcaccacagct GCAAGTGTAACATCTGGATCTACAACCAGCAGCCGTCCTATGGGTGCCCCGGCAACGTCCACAATCAGCCAATCAGTGCTGCTGAGTGGGGGGGCAGGGGGGCAGGGACAAATGTACCTGAGG GTCAACCGCTCCCTGAGGGCCCCCATCTCCTCACAGCTCATCTTTATGCCTGGAAACACGGCCACTGCTGCCGTGGCGACTGTCCCCCAGCAGCCACAAGCTCAGCAACAGCAACAGGAAGGAATAACAAattccagcagccaatcaaatAATGACCAG GTGCAGAATCTAGCCATGCGAGGGGTGTCGGGTCCCAAAGGTATTAAGACTGAAGCCCCAGAGAGGAGCGACTCAG CGTACTCCCTGGTCCATCCTTCCCACCAATCAAACTCCCCCTCTAAGCCGAACCAGCCACATCACCAGCTGCCCCACATCAAAATCCCAACGTACCCTCAGCCCACCAACCTCAAAGCCCACCCTTCCTCCTCTGGGGCCTccagctccacctcctccatCCCTCTCTCCCAGCTCCTGCTTCACGGGACACGGACCCTCACTACAGGCACTACAGCTCCCACAGCATCACACACTCTGGTCCTGACGTCCAGTGCCCCATCCCAGGCACATGGGTATCCAGTTGGCACGGCAACCATCAAACCAGGGGTCAACGCTCAGACTTTGGTGGTGCAGCCGCTGCAGAAGACCTCACTTGGCGCGGAGAAATCCGGACATGGAAATGGACCCATCCCAATACAACCTAAAACTCTGCAGGGGCTCCGCCTGCCCCTCCAGCTGCCCTCCAGGAACCCCCCTCCCATCCTGCCCGCCCCTCCGCCCGTCAACAGCTCCGCTCAGCCCCCCCAGCCGCCGCACATCCCGGTGCAGATCGTGGGTGCGAGGCAGAGCACTCTGGGAAACACCCAGGCTCTGACTCTGGCGCGGGGCAGCTGCTGTCCCGACGGAGCCTCTGTCCTCAGCAGCTCGTCCAGCATGCTCACCATGGTGGCGTCCATCGCTTCCAGGGAGGGTGGGGTCGTGGGTAGAGGGGTGGGGCTAAAGACGCTGCAGTCGCCTCAGGTGGCCCCCCCATTGGCTCAGGTGTCTCAGGTGCATCCGCAGAATATTCAAAACTCTGGACAAAGTCAGAATGGAGTGTTGGCTTCAAGCCCCGCCTCCTCCCAGGCccccattgtttcccctcctcgctcctccctctccctccccctggtgATGGAAGAGCGGAGACGGACAACATCTGCTGCCGTCACCAACGGAGACGCATCGGGAAGTCAGAAACAACAG GGAAAACAGTTGACTGGCTCATTAAAAAGGAAATTAGATTCGAATTCAGTCAATTGTGAAGACGGCCCCTCCCCTCCACGGCTTCAGCCAGTCAGAGATCACCCCTCAGCAGTCCCGACCAATCCCATTGAAGCAG GCTCTGGCGCTCCTCcagcctcctcctctccctccccaCTGCTAACTGTGTCCCGTGGGGTCCTCCAGGGGGAGAGAGCTCCTCCCCCCCAAGCTGTGGTTAAACCCAACGTCCTTACACACCTCATAGAGGGCTTTGTCATCCAGGAAGGGGCAGAGCCATTCCCT GTATGTGGTTCAGTGAAGGGCTCCCCTGGGGAGGACAGTCCAGACACCAACCAATCAGAGACTGTTACAACAGCAACAG TGCTGAAGTGTGAGTACTGTAAAAACTTTGCTCCTGCCAGCCAGTTCAGAGGCACCAAAAGGTTCTGCTCCATGTCTTGTGCCAAGAG GTACAACATCAGCTTCAGGCATCACTTCTGCGTGCAGCATAGTCAAGGTCACGCTCCAGATCATGACCAAGGTCAACTCTCCAACTCCGACGAGGAGGGGGGGATTGCAAGGCGGAGGGTCCCCCACAGGACAAGTTCAGAAATAGCCAGTGCCAAGATAGCAGGAAGACCTATACCTGTTAAG TGCCGTTCAGAGTCCAGCCATTCAGACGAGGAGTCCAGTGGTGAGGAGGACGAAGATGACCCCATGTCCCTCTCTCCCGCCTCCTCCGCCTCCTGCCACCAGCCGCCTCCCCCACTCCCAACGGAGACTTCTGATCCCAGCTGCCTGCGTGCCAGCCCCGCTCAGTGGGGGGTGGAGGAAGTGTCACAGTTTATTTCCTCACTACAAG GCTGTGAGGAGCACGCCCCCCACTTCCTGTCACAGGAGATTGACGGACaggccctgctgctgctgaaggaggagCACCTCATGTCCACCATGAACATCAAGCTAGGTCCTGCCCTGAAGATCTGCGCCCACATCAACACCCTGAGAGACTGA